GAAACCGGCGGCGCAAAGGTTACTATGAAACTTCCTTGCTGATTTTCCGATAGTGTAATGGACGTCTTTTATGTCCGTCCATTCTTTAACACCATTTTCACCACACCAAGCAATGCTGCAAACAAAACACCAGCAACCGGCCATACAATCCATGTAATATCCCAGCTCATCGTCCAGAAGCTCCATGCAAGGTAAATCGCTGTAGTCAAGCACCAATATACACCAGAAAACGTGTCAGTCTTTTTCTTAAACAGTTTTTCTTCTTTTGTATATTCTCCTTCCTGAAGAAGGGTATCGTAACTGCTTTTTACCATCCCAACACGAACCAACAGATTCACTCCTATTGCAAGTATGAATAGCAGTAATCCAACGGAAAGACCACAGTAATAGTCGGACGCTTCCATAGATTCGGCAATAATTGTCGGAATCACTGCCAGTATACAAAGCACTACCCCAACAGCTGTTCCTCTGATAAAAATTGGTTCATAGGAATCTTTTTTTTCTCGTACCATTCCAGATACACCATACTCTGTTTCAAAGCATTCTTTTTCAAAATGTTCCATATGTGATTCACTCATTCCATATGTAATAAACAAAAAGACGGCTGCCGCAACCATTCCAAGCAAAAAAACACATCCAAATACTGTTGCCAGAGATTCCGAAACATGAAATACGCTATCTTCTGCCATTGTCACAAGAACAATCAATAATATTGGACTTAAGATACACATACTTGTTGCGTTTGCCACTACTTTGGATCCATTTCTTTTCATGTCAAGAAATTCATTTGCATTCTCCATAGTTACTTTTTTCAACGGTTCTGCATAGCTTTCAGTACTTTCGTGATAGGTGATATTTTCTGCTTTCATTTCATCTTTTAATAGGTAATCTGTACTAACACCAAAAAGCTCCGACATCTGTAAAATTCTTTGCAAATCTGGAACAGTTCCTGCACTTTCCCACTTAGATACTGCCTGTCTGGATACGCCCAACTGATTGGCTAGTTCTTCCTGTGACCATCCATTCTTTTTTCTTTCCTCTGTAATCTTATCAGCTAAAATCATTTTTTCCTCCTTTTGCAGATTTTATGAGCTAAATATAACAGTTTTGCTGTTTGCATTCCACCATTTCAGGCTGTAAATCTGTCAACCAGAAGTTGCAAATCACAAAAGGATTCTATGAATCCCGATTTTTCAACAATACAAGCAGGAAATTATTTATCATCTGTATTTGTTTTATTGTTTTCCTTTTTCTTATAAGTCGAACCTAAGCAAAGAAATGCGGAACCAAGACTTAACCATATTATAGCCATAGTATTTTCATTTCCAGTCGTTAAGCCAATAGCTGAGGCTATCAAAAACAGAGCTGATACAACATAAAATAAGATTGATTTGTTTATTCCTTTTTTCATAAATAAGCATCTCCTGCAAACAATAATTTATTTTAATAAATATTTTTTAAATGCTTTATGATTATCAAAGTGGACTTCTCTAAAAAACAGAACTAACCAAATAATATAGGTTGGTATAACCATATATGGGGTTAAAAAGCAGGATAATGTCGCTCCTGCTAACATTATAACAGTCCATATGAAGCACTGATTTCTTATATCACGAGAGATCTGAGCTTTATCATATATTGCCTGTTCTTCTTTAGAAAATGAATTAAATCCTGAAACAAATTTAGTTGCTTTTTCCTTAAAAATCGCAAATAACACACCTATAATTACAAATGGTATAACCAAAATTATACATGACCAAAATCCTATATTCATAATACATACCTCCTCTTAAAATACCAATTTCTCAGTTTCAAAAACTTGAATTTATTTGGAAGATTTTATTATCCATTCATCAAGAAATTTCATTTGTTCATCCGTATGAAACCAATGCTCTCCATTTTTCATAATAGAAAGTGTTGAATTAGTCCTCTGTACAAATTCAAATATCGTTCCATAAGCGGTAAGATTATCTTTTTCACCATACAAAATGTGCGTTGGGATTTCCCATATAATAGGATTTTCTCTTGCATAGCAAAGATAATCCCATGAAAGAGTCTCTCCAAAGGTTGTCTGAATTTCTTTTTTCTCTTTGAGTTCATCCTCTGTAACATTTGTCCAAATCATCATATCAGCAATAAGCCTTTCCATATCTACAACGGGCGAAATAAAATATGCTTTCTCTATTTGCTGATTTGATAAGGCATTGATAGCAAAATACGCTCCAATGCTATTGGCAATTACTTCAACAGTCTTGTAGTTTCTATAAATTGAATTAAAAAGTAATGGAAATTCTTCTTTTGCTTCCCATGGAAACTGTGCAGTATAGTCGAGACCAATCACATCACAATTACTAAAGAGCGGTTTGTAATGAATAGCTTCTTCAGCATTACCACCTTTTCCATGTATATAAATAACTGCTTTATCCACAATAGTTATCCTCCACAAATTTAAATTGTTACACTTAAAAAAGCGGAATTTCACCATCATAGTTTTCTGCTTTTTCCAATAGCGGTCCTTTAGCTCCCATCGTAAACGCGATGTCGCTACTGCGGATAGAGAGCAGCTCCATTCCGGGTCTCACCTTCAAAAAATCCATCATTTTCTTCGTAAGAAGAATTTGCCCCTCCTGTGAAATCTCTACCCAGCAGTAGGAACGCCCCTTGTATTTGATAAATTCGCCAGAACCTGCTGAGTAGTCAAGCAACGGCGGAGTATCGTCCAAAATGTGACCAAGTTTTGACGGATGCAAAAGGCCTTTCCGGGTGACGCAGAAGCCACCGGTAATCTTACTTCCGGTAAAAAGATATACTTTTCCTTCATCTGTAATGTGATATTCTTCCATTGCCTGCGGTGGAATCCGCAATGTTCCATCCGTCCGAATGAGTGATTTCCCGAAAATAAATTTTCCTCCCTTATTCATTTGTGGCATAAAAACACCTCCTGAAATTCCGATTTTAATGTCTCTATTATACCATAATGATACTATTATAAAAAAGGAAAAAGAGCTCCTTCGAGCTCTTTTGATTCAGTTCTGTAAACTTGAATTGAGATTTCATATATTCAAAGGGATTTAATAACTGTTATATTTTATTATCAAATATCTCTCAAGCCCTTGAAAACACTAAGTTTGTCGCAGGTGAGCTTTCCCTTATTGTTTCCCTTGTATTATATTGTCCCATGAGTGTTTACGAACTCTGATAAGGGAAAAAACAAGGGAAAGAAAATCTTATAAAACAGTATAACACAAAATAAAAGTGACATGGTGAACTGATTGAAATGCTTCTGATTTTTGCAACAAATGATTGATTGAACGATAAGGAGATTTGATACGATGAGAACGATATTTGCAGAATACAATCCACAACGCAACAGCATTGATGTTTATACTTCTGCTGGCTATATGCTCCGCATTGACTGCTGGGAAGCGGAGAAGAATTTAACAACTACTCCCGGATCTGACTGTGCATTAAACGCACTTGCCATTGATGAACCACTTGAGTATGCAAGATTGTATCTTGATGGAACGATGCAAATGTGGATAGATGCGGAAGATTCCTTTTAGGTATACGCAAGAAACGGCGGCTCTGATTTCTCAAAACCGCCGTTAGGATAATAACTTAAAATAGGCGCGCAAAATCACCTGCCCCAGCCAGCGTTTTTTTCTTTCCCCGTAGTCGGGGCAGGTTCATGCGCTATGCAATTATTCTTCTTTAGCTTCTATCAAGCCGATATTTTTTGCTCTGCGTTCCACATAGCAGCATATTTTCCGCCTTTCGCAAGCAATTCCTCATGGGTTCCAGATTCAGCAATCCTGCCATCACCCATTACAAGGATTTGATCTGCATTTTTGACGATGGAAAGGGTATGAGCAATCATTACCACAGTCTTTTTCTCTTTTAATAGATTAGCGATGGCCTGCTTTACGGCAAGCTCATTTTCAATGTCAAGAGATGCTGTTGCTTCATCCAAGAGCAGGATGGGGCTATTTTTCAGTATAGCGCGGGCTATTGAAATTCGCTGACGCTCACCGCCAGAGAGAAGATTTCCATTCTCGCCAGTCGGCGTATCGTATCCCTTTTCCATCTTACGGATGAAGCTGTCACAGTTAGCCTCCCGGCAGGCAGCCTCGATTTCCGTGTCCGTAGCATTAGGGCGAGCGTGTCGGATATTATCCCGGATGGTATCGTCAAAAAGAAATATGTCCTGGTCTACCATAGAAACTTGCTCCAGTACACGCTCTGCGGCAACATGGTTAATGGGTTTACCGCCAATAGAAATCGTCCCGCCCGTTGCTTCATAATATTTTGCAATCAGGTTCAAAATAGTAGATTTGCCGGAGCCAGAGTCTCCGATAATGGCCGTGAGCTTTTGATCTGGCACCGTAAAGGTGGCGTGTTTTAGTACCGGTTCACCGGGAACATATGCAAAATCTACATTGTCAAATGTGATTTCATGGGTAGCTGTGTGAAGCGGCTCCATGCTGCCAGTTTCCTCCGGCTCATTCATTACACTCAAGATTTTGTTTTTCGAGATCATCAGGTTCTTATAACTGGTGAGGTCTACAAAAATCGAGTTAGCCAGCTTTGCACAGAACAGGGGCAGCATACAAATCAAAAGGTAGTCCACCGTGTTCAGTGTCCCTGCGACCCAGGGTGCATAGGCCAGCAAGATAACCAGCGGGCAGGACAGCCAACTCAAAATACCAAAGACCGCACCAATAGGAAGCACTTTTGATTCGTACACAAAGCTGATCCGACAGAACTCCCGCATAGCGTTGATAACGGTTTTATTCTTCAAACCACCTACGCCATAGGCCCGGAAAGTTTGAATACCAGACACATACTCCACAATGCTGCTGACATTCTCTGCACAAATATCATTCTTTTCTTTACCATACTTCCGAACCATACGGAAGGAAAGCCACAGTCCAGGGATCAAAAGCAAGTCGGCAATCAGCAGGATAATTCCGGCAGGCACATAAATGGTCATCACAAAAATAATCAGCATGAGCGAAAGTGCAAAACTCTTTGCCATATCACCGATCTTATGGGTCAGGATTTTTTCATAGTTGTTTACATCGCTTGTGATGGTATTGATATAATCGCCGGTCTGTCCCTGGGTAAACCGGGAAAGCGGGATACGCTTCAAATGGTCGCCCATAAAGAGGCGGGTATTCTTGCTGACCTCTGCACCGCCGATCTGCGCTTTGGTATAGCCATAGCTGTAAATCAGGATACGGAGAAGAAAAACCACTGCAATAATACCGGTCAGAGCCAGAACGCGGTTCATGTCAAATTGACCCGACCACAAAAACTGCATAACAGAGTAAAGCAGCATAAACAGGCTGCCGGAGAGA
The sequence above is drawn from the Anaerostipes hadrus ATCC 29173 = JCM 17467 genome and encodes:
- a CDS encoding DUF6061 family protein, coding for MRTIFAEYNPQRNSIDVYTSAGYMLRIDCWEAEKNLTTTPGSDCALNALAIDEPLEYARLYLDGTMQMWIDAEDSF
- a CDS encoding helix-turn-helix domain-containing protein codes for the protein MILADKITEERKKNGWSQEELANQLGVSRQAVSKWESAGTVPDLQRILQMSELFGVSTDYLLKDEMKAENITYHESTESYAEPLKKVTMENANEFLDMKRNGSKVVANATSMCILSPILLIVLVTMAEDSVFHVSESLATVFGCVFLLGMVAAAVFLFITYGMSESHMEHFEKECFETEYGVSGMVREKKDSYEPIFIRGTAVGVVLCILAVIPTIIAESMEASDYYCGLSVGLLLFILAIGVNLLVRVGMVKSSYDTLLQEGEYTKEEKLFKKKTDTFSGVYWCLTTAIYLAWSFWTMSWDITWIVWPVAGVLFAALLGVVKMVLKNGRT
- a CDS encoding alpha/beta hydrolase, encoding MDKAVIYIHGKGGNAEEAIHYKPLFSNCDVIGLDYTAQFPWEAKEEFPLLFNSIYRNYKTVEVIANSIGAYFAINALSNQQIEKAYFISPVVDMERLIADMMIWTNVTEDELKEKKEIQTTFGETLSWDYLCYARENPIIWEIPTHILYGEKDNLTAYGTIFEFVQRTNSTLSIMKNGEHWFHTDEQMKFLDEWIIKSSK
- a CDS encoding ABC transporter ATP-binding protein: MNEHDVLKKNRNFYIGVGGTVLEGLLSGSLFMLLYSVMQFLWSGQFDMNRVLALTGIIAVVFLLRILIYSYGYTKAQIGGAEVSKNTRLFMGDHLKRIPLSRFTQGQTGDYINTITSDVNNYEKILTHKIGDMAKSFALSLMLIIFVMTIYVPAGIILLIADLLLIPGLWLSFRMVRKYGKEKNDICAENVSSIVEYVSGIQTFRAYGVGGLKNKTVINAMREFCRISFVYESKVLPIGAVFGILSWLSCPLVILLAYAPWVAGTLNTVDYLLICMLPLFCAKLANSIFVDLTSYKNLMISKNKILSVMNEPEETGSMEPLHTATHEITFDNVDFAYVPGEPVLKHATFTVPDQKLTAIIGDSGSGKSTILNLIAKYYEATGGTISIGGKPINHVAAERVLEQVSMVDQDIFLFDDTIRDNIRHARPNATDTEIEAACREANCDSFIRKMEKGYDTPTGENGNLLSGGERQRISIARAILKNSPILLLDEATASLDIENELAVKQAIANLLKEKKTVVMIAHTLSIVKNADQILVMGDGRIAESGTHEELLAKGGKYAAMWNAEQKISA
- a CDS encoding DUF3784 domain-containing protein, giving the protein MNIGFWSCIILVIPFVIIGVLFAIFKEKATKFVSGFNSFSKEEQAIYDKAQISRDIRNQCFIWTVIMLAGATLSCFLTPYMVIPTYIIWLVLFFREVHFDNHKAFKKYLLK